From the genome of Cryptococcus neoformans var. grubii H99 chromosome 11, complete sequence:
AACGGAAAGTACGCCAATATTGTTGCTATCTATCGTCATAACGACTCTGTCTCCGCCATCGGTCTATTCGATGAGGAATTAATCAACAAACTGCCTACCAGTGTCAAGTACATCTGTCACAATGGGGCAGGATATGACCAGAGTACGTTTATAGTCTTTGCAACCCACGCAAAAGCTTACTCGCCTTGACAGTTGACATCGCTGCCTGTACCGCCCGTGGTATTCAAGTATCTCACACCCCCCAAGCCGTGGACGATGCTACTGCCACCGTGGGCGCGTTCCTTGCCATCTCTGCCATGCGTCAATTCTGGCGAGCCGAGGTCAATGTTAGGTCAGGCAAATGGAAGGCCGGTCTCTCTCCTGCCCGTGATCCGGAAGGGAAGACTTTGGGTATCATTGGTATGGGCGGCATAGGATCCGCGCTTGCAAGAAGGCTATTGGCGTTTGATATGAAGGTGATTTATTACAATCGTCGACCAATCCAGCCCCCTCCCAACTTCCCTTGCACATATGTGTCCTCGATCGAGGAGTTGCTTCAGCAAGCCGACGTTGTGTCCCTTAACCTGCCTTTGAATGAGAACACTAGAGGCAGCTTTGGCAGAAAGGCGTTTagtttgatgaaggatggaagtgTACTTATCAATACCGCTCGAGGAGCAGTAATTGACGAAGAGGCGTTCATTGAGGCTCTAGAAAGCGGAAAAGTGGGTTCACACCGTTCCCATTAAATGTGCATCTGGAACTAACTCTCTTGATAGCTTTACAGTGCAGGTATTGACGTCTACCCTGATGAGCCCAATGTGAACCCCAAGCTTCTTGCCATGGACAAcatcacccttcttcctcacatGGGTACTGAGACACGTGACTCACAAAAGAAGGTTAGTGATGTCGGTCCTGTCGGTTCTGCGGTATGCAGTGCTGATTCACGTTCTTAGATGGAGCTTCTTGTGCTTGATAACATGGTTTCTGCCCTCACAGGAAAAGGTCTGCTCAACCAAGTCCCTGAGCAGAAGTAGGATTCAATGATCCTTAAAAAGTTGAGACAGACAAGTAGATAGAGGCTGGCGTCATTGCCGGTCACGAGATAGTCACTGATTGCGTTTTACGGTGCATCTGTACAAAATATGAAGTTACCTGATAGTAGATTGCTGCCTAGTATATTTAGTGATGAACATCTTGCCATTTGTATCTAGTCGGCGAATAGAGAATCAAGAACGATTTTGCGGCTATATGATAGcaaggagagaatggaCTTCCAACCGACTCTTAATATGACGACTCATACTTGAACCTCAACGATACAGTCTTCACCAGAGTAAAAGGGGGGCTTTTAAATTGCGTAAACGCACCTGGAAATCGAAAAATAATAATGCATACGTGTTCGCGATTGCACCTGAATGTGATCATGGACCATAAAATACAACTAAGGAAGACTTGGATGTTCTAATTTCTGTTTTGACTGACAAGAGCGACATATCTGCTTGcttgttctttttcccaTATGATACAACTTAATACTATGACCCACCTCGTCCAAATCTAACCCAAATGATGATCTGCCTGCATTCAAAGTTTTTGTTTTGCTTCCCACTGTCgcctctcatcttcctcctcgtccaaAAGGCCTAGCACAAGATCATCCGGCCCAccgtcatcttccacgGCCTTTCGgtactcttcttcccacacCTCCCCCCACTGACTGTCTCCGTCCGAAGAGTCTACCTTGGTGGGCGGTAAATCACCGCTGCCAGGAGAGGACGTCGAATTTTCCGAAGTATGGATTGAGCTTGATCTGCCGGAAACTGCCACCGGCTCAAATTGATCGAACGAGGGATTATCCAAGCGCAGGTCTGCGCTTGATACGGCGAGTACTGCATCATCTTCGAAGCTAAGGCTCAGCCCGCTTGTCTCCTTGTTTTGCTTTGTCAATTTGCGTTCTTTGACAAGCTGTGCTCGCACATATTCCCTGCGAACCCTATCGACTCCTTCATTAAACCCATATTTCACTGTTTGAATTGGATCTCCCGTCCATATCCCCGTCCGGCCATGACCGTTAGGCAATCCTGGTATCTGTCGATCGGGAGGAGATTCTATCAGATCATGTAAAGCCGACAGGAGAGGCTGGTCGAAAGACAATGGTGCCTCGGTGTCTTCATTCGGAGGGGACCGCGCTTCTACTTCCTGTCGGAAAACGAGTTTATCGGTTCGCGCTTCCAAATCAAGTATTGAAAGGGGAGAGTAATCGTCTATAGGCCTGGCAGAAAAAAATTCAATTTGTCTTGAGAGATAAATAGAGCTGGGCAGGACATGTGGATTGAAATGGTGTGTTCGAATTTCTGCGGCAGCAAGGGCCCCCACCCGGGACAGCTGATTCTTCTCAGCAGCAATTGAAGATAAAAGAGTGGGTGTTGACATGGCGACTGCGCTGGGCAATGCCCATCTCGCCTGGATTGCCTTTTCACCTGCAATGCTACTACGTTCACGAACAGCTCTGCTAAGCATCAATTCGGTGAGTGCGCTTCTGGTTCTGTGTGGTGGTGATCTACTACTGTACTTGGCCACCCCCGCTTCACTATCATCCTCTCGGCATCCACGTACTGTCATGCGAATGAGCTCCAACACACCCGCTGGCCATCGGAAAATCCCGATGTCTTGTATGTGCTTCTGATCCAATTTTTGGTGCTGGCGACAAGGGAGGAAGCCAAAAACAGAATTTTCTGAATATGACAAATCTGAATCAAGAGATCCGTCTAGATGCGATGGATCCATAGCTAAACGTGGTGGGCGGATTCTGACGACAGGAGACACAGGAATTGAAAGAGCAAAGAGCCACTGAGCATTGCGGCATCCTGCGACATGTGTGAACGCGGAAGGCGGTCCTCCTGATGGGTGTATGGGATAGATATCTGCACGGGACAATTAGAAAAAATAATTATGCTGACACATCGGTTAGGTAGGTATCCTAACTCACGTATGGTACCTCTGTCTGTGCCAACACCCACCCAATTCCCCATCCTGTCCCAACTTGTCCACCTGACGTTGGCAATCGTGTGGCCTCTCTTGAGTTCATACAAGTGCCAAGCTTGACTCTGTGTTCCAGTTCTGGTATTCCCTTTCATCGGCCCAGCGGGATGAAATTCAAATACGTGGAAACTTCGGCCATCCGCAGGGGCAGCTAACAGTGTCGTACCtgatggagaaaaagatAGATGTTGGACAGGCAGTGGATGATACTGAGACGAGTGGGAGGTATCTATCGGAACGACGGACGAGGGAGGCAGCCTGAAATGGGCTACAGTCGTGAAAGTGGGGGTCGGCTCCGAAGTGGCATTGCCCCGCGGCGATACTTGACGTGTGCTGCTCGGATGGCGAGAGAAAAGGTCGATGACATGGATCCATTCACCCTTGTCAATAGACCTCGCATTAACAGAACTAATGGGAAGCGCCTCATCAAGCATGCTGCCCTCGTCCAATGATCGGCTCTCTGCGTCTCCAAGGATTGCGGCTCCTTGGTCACGACCAAAGGCAGTAGTATCATCTGGTGCACTCTGAGCCAATCTGTCGCTTCTAGCACGCGTTGCAGCGCTAGCAGCCTTCGCACCAAGTTTTATACCTGCCCATACCCCGCGAGCCACACCACCTCCAATCTCAACTGCTGAACTTATCAATGCACCTTGATGACTCTCCGCTTGACTGATAGGACCTTGCCGGTTCTTTGAATGCGAGGCTttcaaggaggaggacgttACCAGCGAGCCCATATCGTTAGGATTGGAGACATTGGCAGGTGTCGATGTCACATAAGCAAGAAGCCGGCCCGACAAAGCAATTGTTGGCAGTTGAGTGAGAGCATTAGGTGCAGCGTCCACAATAGGGGGAAATAGGGGCAGAAAAGACGCGGGATCCAAAAAGTGAATCGAAGGTGCAGGATGGGATACGGTCTGGACGACAAAAGCTTTTATAAGCTTGCGTAACATCCCTAATAAGGTGGTACTTACAATGACAATAACCTTATGCGACACATGGACATCGGCCGCGGAACCAGCACCTAAATCTATCCTCGCTTCTGCTCGCCCACTTTTGAGATTCACCACAACCAACGCCAGGGGTTTTATAAACGTCTTGTTCGAATGGCAAGTGACGAAagcaactcttcctccctccaTGAGCGTCATATCCAGCACTGTTTCATTTTGCGCTGAAAATTGTAGAGAGTCTCCATTCTTTACCCCAGACAGCGAGCATTGATATAGGGAAGAGTCATATGTTATAGTGGGCATGGCAAACATCTCCTCAGGGGCGCTCAACGATTCAGAGGGCCTAGGGTCCTGAGAAGCGACAGGAGTTGGAACTGAAAATATCTGCAGCGCGCTAGCGGGAGATGATAAGAGAAGTAAGGGCCTTGATAACGATGCTGTCAGCAACAGATCGCATGGCTAAACGAAGAGGCATTTTGAACGTACACGATgccctttccatctccgaGGTCTGCTTCCTGCCATACTGCCTTGGTAAGTTCTAGGCGCGGCGGGGAAATGGGGGttgggtggtggtggtcgGAGGAAGGAGACTGGCGCAAGGCCTTGAAGGGAGATATGCCGGAGAGCGCAGGGAAGTGGGAGACGATAGGGGAAAGGAGCGAGGAGGGGGTGGCGGTTGGGGATATGCGAGTGGCCTGCCTGCGGTGCATGAGGGTCGCTGTGGCTGGGCagtgaggaggaagacagTGCGAGTAGTCATGTCCTTGTCCTTTATACGGCTAACAATACATGCCGCCCTGCCCGTCGGACATGCCCGCTTCCGGTGGCAACACACCGCACTTCCCAATCCGGCAGGTGAGCTAATTACATAACCTCGCGTTGCCGATTGCGACTTGTCACTTGCCACTTGCCACTTTTGCCACCCGCCACTTGTCACTTGCCACTGGCCGCCACCGCTGCTCATCCTCTCATCCGACACTGCGGTCCAATACCTTGGCCATTCTGCCCGAGCAGCCCCAGCAGCTGTCTTCCCACATCGCACAGTCGCATGCTCTGCCTAAAGTATCAAAGCATTGGGCGAATCCAGGGAATCTGGGCCGGCTCGAGCGAGAGCTTGGGGACCAAAAATTAAGGGCCGGCAAGTGTGTGAACAGACTTTCTCTACGTTTCCTGTTTGTTTATGGACCACCGTGCAGCAGTACTGAGATCCCTTTCCCAGGTTCCTCTTGTGCACAGCACATCCATGCATAATAGCATAATCTCACATCTTGTTTTgcatctcatcttctcctttctctttccatcttctacTATTTCCTTCAAGTGCTTTCCCACTATAATCAATCGTCGTTTCATCACGCTCATTACAAACTCTAACTATAACAATGTCTACCACTAAACAAGTCAATCAGGTGTGTCCTCTTCAATTCTTTGATTTATTCTCGCTTGATCAgtcgccttttcctttgtcttTCATGTCTTTACTCAAATCTTTGCTCTTTGAGTAATACTGAAAGCCTCTGACAGTCCAGATTCAAGTCCTGGCCATGATAAGTTGATACTGGCTTGTCAAGTCTCGTGAATCTGTTGGGAGAGTGTCTTTTGGTTTATGGGCCCGTGCGCTAGGATGAAtgcaggagaaggggatTGCCGTTACATTTCAACGTTGTACGGCGCCTATACAATGGCTGGGAGGGTTGTATACCGTCAGCAGTCTACATGGCGTCTTGGAATAGGTTTGAATGGGGCTTGGTTGTATTGAGCCCGCCTTTGCGGATGGCTATGCCCTTCGCGATGCCGCCACAGGACACTGGCGCTATGatctcctttgccttgtTTCATATCGcgtttctcttcctttgtCCTCTTTCAACGAACATCAAGCTTCTCCCTTTTTCAAGCTTCTCCCTTTTTTAATTCGCAATAATCACCTTagttcttcctccaccttcgTTTGTGAACGCGCACGCTAATCCTCATCGCGCATTGTTTCTATTTCAACCTTGCCACGGCCTAACTTCCTCATTACCTCCGCAAACGGAATTTGCCACCGCGTATAATGACCTCATTCCTTAACATCTTGCGTTCCAAATCAATGCCTGCAATTCCATCCATGCAGGCCCCCGCCGAAACTGCTAACGCTCTTGTCCCTGAGGCTACCCCGTCTTCCGAAGAGGCCAAGAAAATGTTCAAGACCGAGGAACCTGTCTCTGAAGCGGTTGCACCCAATATCACTGAACCCGCGGTCAAAGAAGTGAGTTCTTGGAGACTTTTGCGTTCCATTCCATTAACTAACATTTACCAAGCAATTTACTGTCGCAGACATTGAGGCCGGCACCGCCCAACCCCGACCTGAGCTTGTAAACAAAGTTGACAATGCCGAAGCTGACAACGAGGGTACGAAGACGGAGGAAGGGGCCAAGAATACCGGAGAGGTCCCCAAGCCCGCTGAGAccaaagatggaaagaaagaggtAAAAAAATCGGCAGTCAAGGTAAATCAGTACGCCTTAAGCCAAAATAATGTTTCTAATGAACAACACGGCAGGAGAAGACTGAAAAAACCAAAGCCGAGGGCAAAAATTTCTTTGCCAAATTCTTCGGTAACAAGGACAAATTTCctaagaaggagaagaagaaaactcCCAAGGTCAGCATCATTATTTATTCATCATAAGCAAGACTGACCACATTTTGGACAGGCCGAGAAGGCTGATCCAGTGATTGCTGCGGCGCCTCTCGAGACCAAAGGTGATAATGCCGCCCCGCAGTCTGTTCCCACAACCTCGGAACCTGTCGTCGATACTTCTGCTCCCATCGAAGCTGCTGAACCTGCTGTCAAATCTCCCGAGACTGAGGCACCCAAAGGAATGTGAGTTTAAGACAATGTGTTATTCAGCAGCAACATAGGACTGAACGTTGTTTCTTTCAGCGACGCCTCTACCGCAGTTAACGGCCCGGCCGAAACTGCTGGCGCTCCCGAGGAGAACAAAATCGAGGATAAAAAAGACGAGGCCAAAGATGCGAGTAGTATTCCATTTCTAATACAGTTTGCTGACTAACACTGGGGACAGCATGCGGCTAAGCCTAACCTCAAGGCTCACCGACGACTCTCCGCTCGAATTGGCGACATCTTCAAGCCtaagaaaaaggaaggtaTCCCGACTTCTTCAGAAGAAATttccaaagaagaggctaCTGAACCACACAACGAAGAGGCACCCGTTGTTGCCTCTGAAGCTCCTAAACTCGAGGAGCCAGTTGCAACCGCACCGTTGaagcttgaagaggaggtcAGTTCTTCTACGTTTGGATAGAAATTGACTGACACTGATCTGTGTTGTTCAATCAGCCAAAGGCTACGCAATCATCTGCTGCCGCACCTGTCGCTGCTTCTGCGTGAACGTAAAGCTATCTCATTTTTTGTTTGTCCATATATATTCCTTTAATTCAATCCATTAATGGAGCCATCCAGTATCTGGCTCACTTATTTGTTTATATCTTGTGCTTCCCACCTTTAAAGCCTCGCTTCCGATGTGTATTTTCTTTTAGCCTTCTTTACTTCAGAAGACTACAGTGTCCTTGATTATGTGTTCAaggttttctttttcttccgtCCAGTGATGCCAGAAAATACCCCAATAATAAAATGACCACAAGAATCCGGACATAAAGAGTTCGTGAAGCTAACGTGGATAGAAAAAATGCATTATGGACGTTTATTTCTTGGAAACTCTTTCTCTGAGCTCTTCCGGTAGCCAATTGACGGGGAAGCCACGGACGCCACCAACTTCTTGATGACGAGACAAAAACTCTTGTCCGGGAGCCCATTTGAAAGTGTTCTGACGAGaccgcttcttcctgtgacgagcaagaagatggcgagTGTCAATGGGAAGGTCAGCAGGGAGCGGAGACTCGCGATCCTAAGTTTAATCCGACATCAGATAGGTTTTCTTGTTTATATGTCAAATAGACCCACATTGGCAGCGCTAACCAGTCTCTCCAGGATGTCCGACGCCGATCTCCTATTTTGTCTTGCACTCTCAAACCTTTCCTCACTGATCTTGATCCAACCATTTTCGCCGTCATTGCTCTCATCCTTGATAAACTCATTTCTCCCTGGTTTCCCGGGAGTCCATCTGGGCCCAGCGAGAAGTTTGAATCTGTGAACAGCCTCCGATGTGGACAATGGAAGAGCGGTGATGgggacaagaagaacacATTTGGTATGGTAACGCGAATCAGGACGGGCAAGGTCAATGGTGGATGTCAAACGTATGGGGGCAGTGGGTGGAGTGAACTTGGTCTGATTGGCAGCTATTACAGGTAGA
Proteins encoded in this window:
- a CDS encoding 2-hydroxyacid dehydrogenase; the encoded protein is MSKPQVLIAANPKTGIVWSKEEQSSKLGAVAEVLELTSASRSEFFQDLASNGKYANIVAIYRHNDSVSAIGLFDEELINKLPTSVKYICHNGAGYDQIDIAACTARGIQVSHTPQAVDDATATVGAFLAISAMRQFWRAEVNVRSGKWKAGLSPARDPEGKTLGIIGMGGIGSALARRLLAFDMKVIYYNRRPIQPPPNFPCTYVSSIEELLQQADVVSLNLPLNENTRGSFGRKAFSLMKDGSVLINTARGAVIDEEAFIEALESGKLYSAGIDVYPDEPNVNPKLLAMDNITLLPHMGTETRDSQKKMELLVLDNMVSALTGKGLLNQVPEQK